GACGACGCCGTTTCCAACAACAACATTCATGCCCCTCTCATCACCTTTGAATCTAAtgatcttgttgttgttgttgttgttgcttcttCCGCCGCTTCCTACGATTCTTTTGCCAAGCCCATCTGAAttctcactctcactcactcactcactgcCCCTCGTTTTTCCTAGTATTTACAATATCcgccctcattttttttttttgggttttttggttgttgtttgtGTTGATGAtggaaatgaaatgaaaaaattttgtggGTTCGGATTTGTTAATGACATGAATTTGTGACTTTtgttctttgttgttgttgttttgaatCTGATCACAGTTTATCATACATTTTTTCCTTGTTCTGGTGGTTCGTTCTGGGAAAAACAATGtgaatgattttttaattttatattaacaaaactcaaatttggatttggatagTTTTGGCTTTGAGTTTTGTGAtaagatttgggttttttttgttatggattTGGCTGGGATTGAAAGAGGGAAAGGAACCAGAAAGAAGAGACTAGAGACAGTTCTAACGGAGGGCTAATGGTGTTAAGGTTTTAGGGACAAATATGTCTTTTAGGGACCTAATTGGTCAATTTTGAAATGCTTTGGACCTGAGTGGTATTTCCCTCAGGGGAGGTTTCTGGAATTTACccttaataatataattaagttttaatagttttttttatataaatattttttaagagaggaaaagagattCAAATCATGTATGTTTCTATtagaaacatgaaataaaaaattataatcacaATCACGATAGAAGGAAATTCAAATCCTATATGTCTACTACcataataatttcaattattaatcACTGGTCTACAATTCCACCACTCACAAGCAAGGTTCTCAGATCAAGATCAGACCGAGTTAACCATGAACCGGAATTCAAATCTTGTATGTCTACTACCATAACAATTTCAATTATTAATGGCGGGTTTACAATTCCACCACTCACAAGCAAGGTTCTCAGGTCAAGACTGGACCGACTTAACCATGAACTGGTCACAAATCCGGTTTTTTATATGTGAAAACTGggcattttaatattttgagtGAACCTTTTGAACCGGGATTCAACCTGAAAAACTTGCCGAACCGTGAACTAGTTCAACCGGGTCAAAGagttgcatttattttttaaaatagagaaaagGGAGTTGTGGAGTGTAGAACTTGAGACCTATGCCGCCTCATTTAAGAACCAAGTCCAGCATCATAACCAACGCACCACTTAGGTTGCTTGTAGACAACTATGAAGTATATTACATTCATTatagatttatgtgatttataatttttcaaattattctATCACATCTCTctcaatttattaaatattactaaatttattttctttgatgaaTTTACTTTTGATTAAAGAATAATGCCTTTGCATGGgaatttactaaaataattaaaattaattttttttatttaatcaaaatgaTTTAGACTAGTAggattattataaaatatttttttaatgcttatttATGTTGTACTATTTTATATTAACCTTATAATATCAAGAAATTTGATTATAAATTctgtttcaattatttttagatatttttaatcaatttttctactatttatatatttaaaatacctttatttgtattttaattcattattaaattaatcatgACATCATTATGGTTTGACCTCGGTTGAACCTCGATCCGACcttaaaaatcttgaacctctcTCCTTTTCGGTTTTTTGAATGATTCAGGTCTGAAAACTATAATCACAAGTTGTCACATTAACAAGTTGTGACAAAGTTGTAGAAATAGTTGTGACACCAAACTTACTCAAATTCAAATCCTATataactatattaaaaaaagttagtaAGTGTCAATTCACCTAAACTCATTAGCTTTGTGATCACAAGCGGGTAATATAATTGTCTAAATGCATCAAGTCAAGGAAGGTAacaagttaataattttttattcgaATAAAAGATAACCTCATAATTAATTGAAGAATCCtccaattttctttaaaaaaaatttatcatataaataatatagctaaactttgtacTTTAATTGAACCAATTGCGCATGGCATTTATATGAAGGGCCAAGGGGGTTTATGTTCTATATTTTTTAGTGgattaaaatcattttttttggtaCGATAAAGTGGAATCGATCTCCTAGAATATCTATTAGGTGGCAGTTTTCTAGttaaattaacttttttgtgctgaaattattgttaaattacataacttatttgatttttttcctaattacttttttgttgaaaatagactttactctttttctttttctttttttaaagaaaaagtatagACTTTACTTGACTGATCAAAATAGGTCATACTAATCATGTTTGAGTTGAATTAATTTTGCAACATTactgtttttcaaaaaacctCCCTTTCAAAGATTAATCCCTAGTTATGGTTTTCCCCTTTTAGAAAAAACCAACCCTTTCAAACATTAAACCCTGATTCTCATTTCTCCCATTTCAAAATCCGAATTTTCTAACTCAAATATGATTTTAAGGTTTCCGGCATCAAAACCTTCATTTGTAAATGAGATCATGAAGGATATCCCCTAATTCAAACCCTATCAACAAACAGACTACCTCATTCACCATAAAATTATGAGATCTTGATGATTGTCAGGACCTCCCATAATGTGACTACTATGATCATTGTTGAGATTTCAAGTTTATCTCGACATCAACTCCTTGTTAGtcataattttatcaaaatggtTTTTAATCTAAAAcgattttatttttcctttaaatcaCAACCATTGACACCAAGTCTCATGTATCACTTTTGATGCATGCATGTTATCATAAAACATATGATCTGAAAACTAGGCAAGTATTTTGTTTAGGGTAAGGGTTAGCTCTAGTGCATTAGAGCAACACAATTTAGACATGTGATAAAAATTTGACACTTGTCTGTATTATATTGGTTTCAGTGCATTAAAAATAACTTGTGCCCCTTTGTTTATATTGCATtgcacaaaattttaaagaaataatcaaaattaaatactGATTATTGATGTGCGTTGTGGAGCACATAATGCATTCTCTACATCTAACTAAATCCCCAAAGTTGTTTTTTTGCTTCAAGATACAATTTTTATCTAGTTTAGGtgttgaataaatttctttttttgattgttTGATAGTAGGTTTAGAAGAACTAAACTTAAGAAAAACTACAAAACATCTTTAAGAGTATTCACTTTGGTGGTGTTAAAAAGTTTAGTCTTAAGTAActcaaaaagctattttatctattttaacatcccatgcactttacaatacactcaacattaaaggttctaattttttttaccacttcattagtttaaatattctttttttactcttcatctatctttttctctctctctcttctctaaaGCAAGAACAACCACCACGTACAAACCATCACCAGCATAGCCATTAGCCACAACCCATGGTGGTAAATTCACTGTCCCAAACAAATTCCACATCAAACCTACCAAAAACCACTGCAactctaattttaaaaaaaaccaccacAAACCCATATCACCAATCACCACAAAAGCCACAAAACTGCCGCAACCCACACAACCAACCATTGTCAGCACCACAAccgaaacccaccacaaaatcaattgaaacccaaaaccaccaaaattgaaaatcataTCACAAAACCACCGACCATGAGCCCAATAAACCCCACTGATAGATTGGCGAACCCAAAGATAACAATAGAGATTGAAGATAAATAATATAGATCCACGAACAACAAAGATTGACTAAATGGATGACCCTACTGTAGGGAAATTGCCATTAAATTCCCAACCTATGAgaacaaaatatagagaaacacataccaaagaaaaaagtaatcacacgcacaagatAGTATTTACGTGGTTTGACAATTTGCCTACGCCCACAAAGTTAtagggatttcactattatcagagaaaaatacaaagtgcggctACAGTCTTTCTCACTCTCAAAAAATGACAATAACAAACCACGCAATAttattcgggtcgggtcggATCATTAACCGGATCAAACACAATTAGGCTCCACAACGCCTAACACCTACAAACCACAAATCGGTCCACAACAGAGACCCACGAGATCAACAATGAGTTCGACAGCAAGAGAGAggagagtgagaaagagagtcGAAGAGCAAGGCAAAAACTAAAGACAAGAAAGAggagagacaaagagagaagCGTGAGAGGAGATTGACTAGAGAGAGAAGATAAAGtctcataaaaaattgataGCAACACGCTAGTAGTAGTTTACTGTAACTGATtggtaaattattttaaatatagcACCATCAATGTAgcatatttttctattatttggattgttaaaataacttttaagtGGTTTTCGAACCATGaatatgaatgctctaagaatccgtttggatactgctgaaaactgaaaactgaaaacactgtagcaaaataatttttaaatatgtaaatagtgtCGTAGAAcccatttttattgaaaaaatggctaaaaagtaaaatttgtgagtCCCGTAAACAGTACACTACACGGGACTCACTTATGTGACACATTTCAGTGCAAAGCTAGAATTCAAGGAGGTAGTGGGTCCGTGCACAATACACAAGACCCACTGGCGGGTTTATGAAAGACGTTCACGTgcttttcaaataattaaaaaagaaaaaagaaaaaatgcaaatgcCAGTATTTTCATCCCTATTCAAACCAACACTAAGAGACGTACACTTCTTTGGTCATGGACCAAGTAGACACTGACGCACAGTTACACGTCCAAGTCTAGCTAGCGTGGATGGAACTATGGATAATATATGGATCAAATATTGAATATTCCAAGGAAGTCACTCGAAAATTTCCACTCAATTCCAATTGCCTGTGTAACAATCACCCGTACTTGCACGCATTTGATACGGCAATTTGTCCACCAGGATTGCTGGGAAATAATAACGAAGGTTTGTCTATTTGggaaagtttgaatttttatttgttggaAAATAATGTTTGAACGTTAGATAGCCTAATTAGTTGGATTtgtcaacaacaacaacaataataaatctAGTAAAAATACACACAGATTAGCATTTTACATACCCCTGGCAAAATGGATCAATTACAAGAACTCAAAACTTACACAacaaacttcaaaaaatttgacactCCTACAATTCTCCGTGATCCTCTTAAAACTGCGGAGAGAAAATTAAGGTGGCTGATTATTAGTCCTTCTTAGGTTTCACATAACTTATGACTGTGTAGAAAGTCTGTGCAAGCGTAAGGATTAAGAGCACAAAGGCAGCCAATGCAGAAATAAAAGACCACGGGGTGTCAAAATATGTATACTTAAAGCTCGCCCATTGTACATGCCAACTATTCCGATAATAGTGGTGCACATCCTCGAACAACTTCGACAAATAACACATATCAATATCAAAAGCCACATCCTTGCCCAGATTGTTGATGAATCGAGCAACCTCGGCCTCGGAACCAAAGTGATTGTCGATTATGTTCTGATCGGAAAGGTACTCCACGTCTCTAGAAGTGTTGACAAGGCAGTCCAAAAATGTAGCGTAAGTCGTAATGTGCTTAGAGCAACTATTGTGGCATTGCTCGAATGCCACACAGTTCATCAAGAAAGAAGTCATGAAATCGTCGATTGTTATAGTGGGCATCTCAATCACACCGCGCCTGAATTTCACAACCAAGAAACTGTCTGCCTTGATTGGATTCAGCCTAATCCCCGAACGGCGTAGCTTCGAGACACAGTGGATGATATGGGTTGGTGTTTTCACTTGTTCTGCACATTCTGGCAGATCGGGTGGGAAAAAACTTGAGCGAACCACGTCAAGCAAATGCAAGCCTTTGAGATCGTGGTAACTCTCTATGCTATCGTCTTGTCTTTGCATTATGTAGTTGAAGAATCGCAAAGCGAGTAAGGACAAGGGTGGACCAGACTCCTCTTGAGGCAATTTTGTAACCTCAAATAAACGTTCCAAAATGAAATATGGAATTTGATTTTCAAGCCTGAGAAAGTCTCTGAATAAAAAAGGTAATATCCAGGCCATAGTGAAGAGAGGGTCATCGGGATCGCACCTTGTGTGATTGTCGACCTTGCGGAACAACTCCAATATAAAACAACCATCAACAACCATCATTCCTAGGAACTCATTGGAGCTGAGGTGAATGGTCTCAGAATAACACTCTCTAGCTTCTTTTTCAAGTGGGTGTATGCTTTTCAAGTAGTCCTCTAAGGTTAAACCTATAATTTTGGTCTTAGAGAGCAAAGAACCTAGGTACCTCCACTTGTGCTCCTCGATCATTTGTAGGTGAGGCTCGCCACGATGATAGGGGCCGATGGAGACGATGTGAGGTTGATACGAGTTGCCATTGATGTCGATTAAGCTCTTGGGGACTCTGAAGATGCAACATGTTCTTTTACCTGCGGCTTTGCTTAGTAACCTTGGGTTTTGGGAGATCTTCTCGTGCATCTTGTCTAGGCTATCTTTGTTGACCTCCCAAATGCTCACTATGTGACTTGAATTTTTCTCTACAGAATTGCTTCCCATCatggattttagtttttttttagattatggATGTGAAGCTCAAATTGGTGTGGCTCTACTTGCTGGAAGTTTCAGGAAGATAAGGGGGGGAGCATGTGGCTAAGGGGGCTACATCATGTACCATACATGTTAGGAGAAATTGAATGGATGGATGAAAAGGTCCCACCTTCATTAGTATTGTCAACATATCGGGTCCAACTggtttttgctctctctctctctctctctctcagtggtTAAGATTTCTGAAGATGTGAATTTGGATACCTATGTGTAATTGATTTAAATCAAAGTCTAGCTCCTAGGTTCCAATGTCCTCTAGCTAACCAAGGTTAGGTCAATCCATGGTTCACACCAAACAcgaattttgaaattcaattacGTGTGGAGAATGTATAAGGTATTCCTACAACGCTTAATTGTAGTCGAAGTCTAACTTGGATTATCCTTTCACAAAACTATGcaatgcaagaaaaatagaatgCTAGACTCAATTTTGAGGCTTGCACCTAATGATACAAGTATGCATCAAGACTGATGCATCTAAGTTGATATCAATGGTCCTAACCTAAAGTGTTCGTTTGACAGTTAAGGACAAAAACCCCAATTTTGGAGACCCTTTCAACCATCATGCTCCTTAAGGGGTCCTAGAAGAGATTTTATGCCAAGCCTTAAAGTCCATTTGGGTGGAGGTGAAATAGGGAGGATAGgaaagaaatgagagaaaatacgagaaaaaactaaaaataagtgTGCTTGGTTGAGAGAGAAGGGGAGGAAAAATAGTATGGCACATCAGTTTTCTTTCTTGTCCCaccaaaacttatttttttcaaattgaagagaaaatgaaagtgAAAAGTGAAAGATATGTTTTTGACAAATTGTCATTCCCacaacaagaaatttttttgcctttttcttctttttatttttttgtttcttctattCTGCTCAGTGGTGGAGCCAAGATTATTTCCTAGAAGGGGGCAAgctaaagataaaaaaaattcttaagaaaaaaaaacttttatgatCAAAAAGTTGTATCTAACATTCTTTCATGGTACTAAAATCATTTATAATTGattcttaatgaaattttttagcAATGTTTTTTCTACATTCACAATTAAACAATCACTTAAAATCTCATGTTTTATAATGTCGAAATCTAGGATCACATTTAAAGAAACAATATCTAATTGTTGAAGTTCTCATTTTGGAGCCTTTTTAAGGTATTCAATATCAAAGTTTCAGCATTAGGAATAgattggggatttttttttcacaaattacTCAAATTTTagctaatttaaaaagaaaaaaattatgaataattaagTATAAACCACTAACtctcaaaaccaaatataaatacaataaacaGCACTGTTATATATAAACATTCTATTTGAATTGACATTACTGTTTTTCGTTCACGCAACAACATGGTAAAAGGTACTCAACAACACTGTAATATACTAAtactaatatattattatataaagttataaacaaaATGGTAAAGAAATTGGCAGCCCGAAAAAACCCTTGACAACCACAATTTTTTACAGCTTTTCTCCACGATTTGAAACACAagcaattttaaattattaaagtaCACCAATACAATGTACACCACATAATATCTCAGAACAAAAGTAGTAAATCTAGCAGTATATACACTAGTAGTAGTAACATtagtagtagtaaaaaaaaatgtcataccaatgaaggaaataataaagaataccATTTCAAATAGAGTAGAATagtagaaaaatattatatgtacTCGGCCTTGCTCAAATTGTTTAGGATTCATAGTTCAACTTTAAAAATTGGGATTaagattaattgttgtttttgttgtagtAAAATGTGTCTAAATTCTAGTTAGTACAGTAATTAAAACCTGTCATGTCCTTTATAGTATCTCATATTGTGCCTCGTAAAACTAGACTGATCCATTacaaaaattagtttaaataataGATA
This genomic stretch from Castanea sativa cultivar Marrone di Chiusa Pesio chromosome 9, ASM4071231v1 harbors:
- the LOC142609741 gene encoding UPF0481 protein At3g47200-like, translated to MMGSNSVEKNSSHIVSIWEVNKDSLDKMHEKISQNPRLLSKAAGKRTCCIFRVPKSLIDINGNSYQPHIVSIGPYHRGEPHLQMIEEHKWRYLGSLLSKTKIIGLTLEDYLKSIHPLEKEARECYSETIHLSSNEFLGMMVVDGCFILELFRKVDNHTRCDPDDPLFTMAWILPFLFRDFLRLENQIPYFILERLFEVTKLPQEESGPPLSLLALRFFNYIMQRQDDSIESYHDLKGLHLLDVVRSSFFPPDLPECAEQVKTPTHIIHCVSKLRRSGIRLNPIKADSFLVVKFRRGVIEMPTITIDDFMTSFLMNCVAFEQCHNSCSKHITTYATFLDCLVNTSRDVEYLSDQNIIDNHFGSEAEVARFINNLGKDVAFDIDMCYLSKLFEDVHHYYRNSWHVQWASFKYTYFDTPWSFISALAAFVLLILTLAQTFYTVISYVKPKKD